A window of Kocuria sp. TGY1127_2 genomic DNA:
ATCTTCTTGGCCGAACGGTCCAAGCAAGGTCCGGACCATAAGGTCCTTGTCGACGGTGCCCGGCATCTGGGGGCTGCCTTCCAGAAAATCAATTTTCTGAGGGACCTCGCGGAGGATCAGGAAGAGCTCGGGCGTGACTATCTGGGCCTGGAAACCGAAGGAGATAAAGACGAAGCCCTCGCCGATATCCGGCGCGATCTCAGCATTGCCCGAAGGTCTCTACCGGCTCTTCCCGCATCGTCCCGGACTGGCGTGACGGCGGCCTACTTGCTCTTCGGTGAACTCGTCCGTCGTCTCGAAAGGACTCCCCTTGCGCTCTTGCGGCATCAACGCGTACGGGTCCCCGACGCCGTGAAGGCAAAGATCCTGGTCCAAGCGGTCGTGGGCGCCCGTACCGCGAGGTTCACATCGTTCCGACCCGGTCCGGTGGATGGGATCTCACCTGTGAAGGAAAAACGATGACTGAACCTCGGAGAGGTCAAGAGGGGCCCAGTGCGTCGGCTCGGGCCGTGGTCATCGGTGCCGGTGTCGCGGGACTGGCGACGGCGATCCTGCTCTCACGAGAGGGCTACTCCGTTACCGTCCTGGAGAAGAACCCCGAGGTCGGCGGCCGCGCCGGAACGTTGGCCGAAGGCGGCTTTCGATGGGACCGAGGGCCTTCCTGGTACCTGATGCCGGATGCCTTCGAGCATTTCTACCGGCTGATCGGCACTTCGACTGAACGTGAGTTGAACCTGGTTCCTCTCAACGATCCCGCGTACCGCGTGTACTCGGGTGCCCACGAGCCGTTGGACGTGGTCTCGGGGGAGGATGCCGCCGCCGAG
This region includes:
- a CDS encoding squalene/phytoene synthase family protein: MGDLSRYSATCHAVSTGVIGRYSTSFGNATRLLREPVKSRVRDLYAVVRLADEIVDGPAAEAGLSIEQISGELNRFEADIMQTIDTGFSSNPVVHAFSDTVRTCAIQEKHIRAFFRSMRADTDTSSYAGRELDEYIYGSAEVIGLMCLDIFLAERSKQGPDHKVLVDGARHLGAAFQKINFLRDLAEDQEELGRDYLGLETEGDKDEALADIRRDLSIARRSLPALPASSRTGVTAAYLLFGELVRRLERTPLALLRHQRVRVPDAVKAKILVQAVVGARTARFTSFRPGPVDGISPVKEKR